One Engystomops pustulosus chromosome 7, aEngPut4.maternal, whole genome shotgun sequence DNA window includes the following coding sequences:
- the LOC140069292 gene encoding uncharacterized protein isoform X2, whose translation MATSLLLLCYRVGDWRFCVILRMDDFEVMEEELEVIDICEEEMVRNIKKLEVIDICEEEIVRNIKKLEVKRAWEEEKTKEVKMEEKTKQRKMEVKRRWWEEVTIQEQMTEKEQGRRMMWWKVYGSDPNKRKRIAKETAFCLPGYIEEDEMEHHESEEETEEDDLLVVKVEEIHREQEKVEEEVEEIHLEQEEEVEEIHLEQEEEVEEIHLEEEEVEEIHLEEEEVEEIHLEEEEVEEIHLEEEKVVDVEEIHLKLEKVEEEEEELLIEEHLEEDREGLGRREVKVAWASEESLQPRRKWWRPKCLSPGSGRKSRSSKGEKKPSRFMRFLLCCCRADTSE comes from the exons ATGGCCACTTCTTTACTTCTCCTCTGTTACAGAGTTGGTGATTGGAGATTTTGTGTGATTTTGCG GATGGACGACtttgaggtgatggaggaggagctggaggtgaTAGATATctgtgaggaggagatggtgaGGAACATCAAGAAGCTGGAGGTGATAGATATCTGTGAGGAGGAGATAGTGAGGAACATCAAGAAGCTGGAGGTGAAGAGGgcatgggaggaggagaagaccaAGGAGGTGAAGATGGAGGAGAAGACCAAGCAGAGGAAGATGGAGGTGAAGAGGAGATGGTGGGAGGAGGTGACAATCCAAGAACAGATGACAGAGAAGGAGCAGGGCCGGAGGATGAT GTGGTGGAAAGTCTATGGCTCCGACCCCAATAAAAG GAAGAGAATTGCAAAAGAAACAGCGTTTTGTTTGCCTGGTTACAT tgaggaagatgAGATGGAACATCACGAATcagaggaggagacagaggaggacGATCTGCTAGTGGTGAAGGTGGAGGAGATACATCGGGAgcaggagaaggtggaggaggaggtagaggagatacatctggagcaggaggaggaggtagaggagatacatctggagcaggaggaggaggtagaggagatacatctggaagaggaggaggtagaggagatacatctggaagaggaggaggtagaggagatacatctggaagaggaggaggtagaggagataCATCTGGAAGAGGAGAAGGTGGTGGATGTAGAGGAGATACATCTGAAgctggagaaggtggaggaggaagaggaggaattgTTGATAGAGGAacatctggaggaggacagagagggtCTGGGAAG ACGAGAGGTGAAGGTAGCCTGGGCCAGTGAGGAGTCTCTCCA GCCAAGACGCAAGTGGTGGAGGCCCAAGTGCCTGAGCCCCGGCAGCGGCAGGAAGAG cagaagcagcaaagGGGAGAAGAAACCCTCAAG GTTCATGAGGTTCCTCCTGTGTTGCTGCAGAGCTGACACTTCAGAATAG
- the LOC140069292 gene encoding uncharacterized protein isoform X4 → MDDFEVMEEELEVIDICEEEMVRNIKKLEVIDICEEEIVRNIKKLEVKRAWEEEKTKEVKMEEKTKQRKMEVKRRWWEEVTIQEQMTEKEQGRRMMWWKVYGSDPNKRKRIAKETAFCLPGYIEEDEMEHHESEEETEEDDLLVVKVEEIHREQEKVEEEVEEIHLEQEEEVEEIHLEQEEEVEEIHLEEEEVEEIHLEEEEVEEIHLEEEEVEEIHLEEEKVVDVEEIHLKLEKVEEEEEELLIEEHLEEDREGLGRREVKVAWASEESLQPRRKWWRPKCLSPGSGRKSSRSSKGEKKPSRFMRFLLCCCRADTSE, encoded by the exons ATGGACGACtttgaggtgatggaggaggagctggaggtgaTAGATATctgtgaggaggagatggtgaGGAACATCAAGAAGCTGGAGGTGATAGATATCTGTGAGGAGGAGATAGTGAGGAACATCAAGAAGCTGGAGGTGAAGAGGgcatgggaggaggagaagaccaAGGAGGTGAAGATGGAGGAGAAGACCAAGCAGAGGAAGATGGAGGTGAAGAGGAGATGGTGGGAGGAGGTGACAATCCAAGAACAGATGACAGAGAAGGAGCAGGGCCGGAGGATGAT GTGGTGGAAAGTCTATGGCTCCGACCCCAATAAAAG GAAGAGAATTGCAAAAGAAACAGCGTTTTGTTTGCCTGGTTACAT tgaggaagatgAGATGGAACATCACGAATcagaggaggagacagaggaggacGATCTGCTAGTGGTGAAGGTGGAGGAGATACATCGGGAgcaggagaaggtggaggaggaggtagaggagatacatctggagcaggaggaggaggtagaggagatacatctggagcaggaggaggaggtagaggagatacatctggaagaggaggaggtagaggagatacatctggaagaggaggaggtagaggagatacatctggaagaggaggaggtagaggagataCATCTGGAAGAGGAGAAGGTGGTGGATGTAGAGGAGATACATCTGAAgctggagaaggtggaggaggaagaggaggaattgTTGATAGAGGAacatctggaggaggacagagagggtCTGGGAAG ACGAGAGGTGAAGGTAGCCTGGGCCAGTGAGGAGTCTCTCCA GCCAAGACGCAAGTGGTGGAGGCCCAAGTGCCTGAGCCCCGGCAGCGGCAGGAAGAG cagcagaagcagcaaagGGGAGAAGAAACCCTCAAG GTTCATGAGGTTCCTCCTGTGTTGCTGCAGAGCTGACACTTCAGAATAG
- the LOC140069292 gene encoding uncharacterized protein isoform X3 codes for MATSLLLLCYRVGDWRFCVILRMDDFEVMEEELEVIDICEEEMVRNIKKLEVIDICEEEIVRNIKKLEVKRAWEEEKTKEVKMEEKTKQRKMEVKRRWWEEVTIQEQMTEKEQGRRMMWWKVYGSDPNKRKRIAKETAFCLPGYIEEDEMEHHESEEETEEDDLLVVKVEEIHREQEKVEEEVEEIHLEQEEEVEEIHLEEEEVEEIHLEEEEVEEIHLEEEEVEEIHLEEEKVVDVEEIHLKLEKVEEEEEELLIEEHLEEDREGLGRREVKVAWASEESLQPRRKWWRPKCLSPGSGRKSSRSSKGEKKPSRFMRFLLCCCRADTSE; via the exons ATGGCCACTTCTTTACTTCTCCTCTGTTACAGAGTTGGTGATTGGAGATTTTGTGTGATTTTGCG GATGGACGACtttgaggtgatggaggaggagctggaggtgaTAGATATctgtgaggaggagatggtgaGGAACATCAAGAAGCTGGAGGTGATAGATATCTGTGAGGAGGAGATAGTGAGGAACATCAAGAAGCTGGAGGTGAAGAGGgcatgggaggaggagaagaccaAGGAGGTGAAGATGGAGGAGAAGACCAAGCAGAGGAAGATGGAGGTGAAGAGGAGATGGTGGGAGGAGGTGACAATCCAAGAACAGATGACAGAGAAGGAGCAGGGCCGGAGGATGAT GTGGTGGAAAGTCTATGGCTCCGACCCCAATAAAAG GAAGAGAATTGCAAAAGAAACAGCGTTTTGTTTGCCTGGTTACAT tgaggaagatgAGATGGAACATCACGAATcagaggaggagacagaggaggacGATCTGCTAGTGGTGAAGGTGGAGGAGATACATCGGGAgcaggagaaggtggaggaggaggtagaggagatacatctggagcaggaggaggag gtagaggagatacatctggaagaggaggaggtagaggagatacatctggaagaggaggaggtagaggagatacatctggaagaggaggaggtagaggagataCATCTGGAAGAGGAGAAGGTGGTGGATGTAGAGGAGATACATCTGAAgctggagaaggtggaggaggaagaggaggaattgTTGATAGAGGAacatctggaggaggacagagagggtCTGGGAAG ACGAGAGGTGAAGGTAGCCTGGGCCAGTGAGGAGTCTCTCCA GCCAAGACGCAAGTGGTGGAGGCCCAAGTGCCTGAGCCCCGGCAGCGGCAGGAAGAG cagcagaagcagcaaagGGGAGAAGAAACCCTCAAG GTTCATGAGGTTCCTCCTGTGTTGCTGCAGAGCTGACACTTCAGAATAG
- the LOC140068653 gene encoding uncharacterized protein, translating into MPTCIINQCSSKTGKKGQSPHIILHPFPKDLTRIYRWLFHTGQQFSDIDQLANRIKAENKTQKFRLCSEHFSRDSYLWNATTRNLRREAVPTIFPPVEEGEDLIEESLKKKVYKRKRVVEEVQVPCPEPGPEDDPSVRLCKMSTKTGNDSFITFSKSTSQVVDNPALGVQYSHTGPSAPPQLLSSPNPKEMELLQNKRPNLSNIKTEETTSDPRDFLTCIEPRSTKAEPAPDISRSLKVEPPPDIDYGNITTHQLPQEFEETIVKIEETTSDPRDFLMCIEPRSTKTEPPPDISHSTEAEPPPDISHSTEAEPAPDISHSTEAEPAPDISHSMKAEPPPDISHSTEAEPAPDISHSTEAEPPPDISRSTETEPPPDISRSLKSEPPPDTDYGNITTHQLPEEIENRLSILDKSVIKEEIRDTDYAPGEKTFGEFLEETKRRPSLLDIRPNEEQHKPHGTLLIFESSLDQLLLKVRCLDSTGCSSLVETFEKTFEGGYCRIRGKCAAGHRFTMDLLLPY; encoded by the coding sequence ATGCCTACTTGTATTATCAACCAATGCAGCAGTAAAACTGGGAAAAAGGGGCAGTCACCGCATATAATTCTGCATCCTTTTCCCAAAGACCTTACCAGAATATATCGATGGCTCTTCCATACAGGCCAACAATTCTCCGACATAGACCAACTGGCCAATAGGATAAAAGCTGAAAATAAAACCCAAAAATTCCGATTGTGCTCAGAACATTTCTCAAGAGACTCCTACCTTTGGAACGCTACTACCAGAAACCTACGACGGGAAGCGGTGCCAACAATTTTTCCTCCGGTGGAAGAAGGGGAGGATCTAATAGAAGAATCGCTAAAGAAAAAAGTCTACAAGAGGAAGAGAGTCGTTGAGGAAGTTCAGGTTCCATGTCCAGAACCCGGACCTGAGGATGATCCATCTGTGAGATTATGTAAAATGTCAACAAAAACAGGGAATGATTCCTTCATAACGTTCTCTAAGTCAACATCACAAGTTGTGGACAATCCTGCTCTAGGTGTCCAGTATTCTCATACCGGGCCTTCAGCTCCACCTCAGCTCTTATCTTCTCCAAATCCCAAAGAGATGGAATTACTACAGAATAAAAGACCAAATCTAAGTAATATAAAAACTGAAGAAACAACATCTGACCCAAGAGATTTTTTAACGTGCATTGAACCTCGTTCTACGAAAGCAGAACCAGCACCTGATATCTCTCGCTCTCTGAAAGTGGAACCACCACCAGATATTGACTATGGAAATATTACAACCCATCAATTACCTCAAGAGTTTGAAGAAACAATTGTTAAAATTGAAGAAACAACATCTGACCCAAGAGATTTTCTAATGTGCATTGAACCTCGCTCTACGAAAACAGAACCACCACCAGATATCTCTCACTCTACGGAAGCAGAACCACCACCAGATATCTCTCACTCTACGGAAgcagaaccagcaccagataTCTCTCACTCTACGGAAgcagaaccagcaccagataTCTCTCACTCTATGAAAGCAGAACCACCACCAGATATCTCTCACTCTACGGAAgcagaaccagcaccagataTCTCTCACTCTACGGAAGCAGAACCACCACCGGATATCTCTCGCTCTACAGAAACAGAACCACCACCAGATATCTCTCGCTCTCTGAAATCAGAACCACCACCAGATACTGACTATGGAAATATTACGACCCATCAATTACCTGAAGAGATTGAGAACAGATTATCAATTTTAGACAAAAGTGTTATAAAAGAGGAAATTAGGGACACGGATTATGCACCCGGTGAGAAGACGTTTGGGGAGTTTCTCGAAGAAACGAAGCGGCGACCATCTCTATTAGACATTAGGCCGAATGAAGAACAACACAAACCACATGGAACGTTGCTTATTTTTGAATCGTCTTTGGATCAGCTGTTACTAAAAGTGAGATGTTTGGACTCCACGGGATGTTCAAGTCTCGTAGAAACTTTTGAAAAAACTTTTGAAGGCGGTTACTGCAGAATTAGGGGAAAGTGCGCCGCAGGACATCGCTTCACCATGGATCTGCTTCTCCCGTACTGA
- the LOC140069292 gene encoding uncharacterized protein isoform X1 yields MATSLLLLCYRVGDWRFCVILRMDDFEVMEEELEVIDICEEEMVRNIKKLEVIDICEEEIVRNIKKLEVKRAWEEEKTKEVKMEEKTKQRKMEVKRRWWEEVTIQEQMTEKEQGRRMMWWKVYGSDPNKRKRIAKETAFCLPGYIEEDEMEHHESEEETEEDDLLVVKVEEIHREQEKVEEEVEEIHLEQEEEVEEIHLEQEEEVEEIHLEEEEVEEIHLEEEEVEEIHLEEEEVEEIHLEEEKVVDVEEIHLKLEKVEEEEEELLIEEHLEEDREGLGRREVKVAWASEESLQPRRKWWRPKCLSPGSGRKSSRSSKGEKKPSRFMRFLLCCCRADTSE; encoded by the exons ATGGCCACTTCTTTACTTCTCCTCTGTTACAGAGTTGGTGATTGGAGATTTTGTGTGATTTTGCG GATGGACGACtttgaggtgatggaggaggagctggaggtgaTAGATATctgtgaggaggagatggtgaGGAACATCAAGAAGCTGGAGGTGATAGATATCTGTGAGGAGGAGATAGTGAGGAACATCAAGAAGCTGGAGGTGAAGAGGgcatgggaggaggagaagaccaAGGAGGTGAAGATGGAGGAGAAGACCAAGCAGAGGAAGATGGAGGTGAAGAGGAGATGGTGGGAGGAGGTGACAATCCAAGAACAGATGACAGAGAAGGAGCAGGGCCGGAGGATGAT GTGGTGGAAAGTCTATGGCTCCGACCCCAATAAAAG GAAGAGAATTGCAAAAGAAACAGCGTTTTGTTTGCCTGGTTACAT tgaggaagatgAGATGGAACATCACGAATcagaggaggagacagaggaggacGATCTGCTAGTGGTGAAGGTGGAGGAGATACATCGGGAgcaggagaaggtggaggaggaggtagaggagatacatctggagcaggaggaggaggtagaggagatacatctggagcaggaggaggaggtagaggagatacatctggaagaggaggaggtagaggagatacatctggaagaggaggaggtagaggagatacatctggaagaggaggaggtagaggagataCATCTGGAAGAGGAGAAGGTGGTGGATGTAGAGGAGATACATCTGAAgctggagaaggtggaggaggaagaggaggaattgTTGATAGAGGAacatctggaggaggacagagagggtCTGGGAAG ACGAGAGGTGAAGGTAGCCTGGGCCAGTGAGGAGTCTCTCCA GCCAAGACGCAAGTGGTGGAGGCCCAAGTGCCTGAGCCCCGGCAGCGGCAGGAAGAG cagcagaagcagcaaagGGGAGAAGAAACCCTCAAG GTTCATGAGGTTCCTCCTGTGTTGCTGCAGAGCTGACACTTCAGAATAG